Proteins from one Deltaproteobacteria bacterium genomic window:
- a CDS encoding ribosome maturation factor RimP: protein MSKLTIEEEAARIAIPILESCNMELVDVEYRREHGGWILRLYIDKEGGVTLDDCGMVSREIGTVIEVEELIDHHYNLEVSSPGITRPLKKPADYERFKGRYAKIKLYEAIEGMKSFVALIKGVEDKEIILDKEGKEIKVAFNAIAKANLEFIQEG, encoded by the coding sequence ATGAGTAAATTAACAATAGAAGAAGAAGCTGCCAGGATTGCCATACCCATACTTGAATCCTGCAATATGGAACTCGTTGATGTTGAGTACAGAAGGGAGCATGGCGGCTGGATTCTGAGGCTTTATATAGATAAAGAGGGTGGTGTTACTCTCGATGACTGCGGCATGGTCAGCCGTGAGATCGGTACCGTTATCGAGGTGGAAGAGCTTATCGACCATCATTACAATCTTGAAGTATCATCCCCGGGAATTACGAGACCATTGAAAAAGCCGGCAGACTATGAGCGGTTCAAGGGGAGATATGCAAAGATCAAGCTTTATGAGGCCATAGAGGGCATGAAGAGTTTTGTGGCGCTTATTAAGGGTGTTGAGGACAAAGAAATAATACTTGATAAAGAAGGAAAAGAAATAAAGGTAGCCTTTAACGCCATAGCGAAGGCAAATCTTGAGTTTATACAGGAGGGGTAG
- a CDS encoding bifunctional class I SAM-dependent methyltransferase/glycosyltransferase family 2 protein: MNTKEIKIKHFNKIASSRDYWRAKNAYYYAHLEKLIKFIIPPKQKVLEIGCGTGELLYAANPAEGKGIDFSEKMVASAKKKFPTLNFSLGDAEDLDSDKKFNYIIMSDLLGELTDVWKAFSCLRKVTDENSRIVITYYNYLWEPLIRLAEKLKLKMPQDYQNWLSIDDLENMLYMNGYEIIKKGSRLLIPIYIPLISPFVNKYLATLPLLKKLCMLDYVVVKESPRDDGVKGDPCSVSVIIPCRNEQGNIEGAIDRMPEMGKHGEIIFVDGNSTDGTVETIEEVIKKYKGKKDIKLIHQIPKDTSENYLKDDLETPPDKMLKLGKGDAVRKGFDAASGDILMILDSDLTVPPEELPKFYNTIVSRRGEFINGSRLVYQMEEEAMRTLNILGNKFFSLLFTWLLEQRIKDTLCGTKVLFKKDYEKIKAGRAYFGDFDPFGDFDLLFGAAKQNLKIVEIPIRYKKREYGEIKIERFRHGLLLLKMSYIALKKFKFY; encoded by the coding sequence ATGAATACCAAAGAAATTAAAATAAAGCATTTCAATAAAATAGCTTCATCGAGGGATTACTGGAGAGCAAAAAATGCCTACTATTATGCTCATCTTGAAAAATTGATAAAATTTATTATTCCACCGAAACAGAAGGTTTTAGAAATAGGATGTGGTACTGGTGAACTGCTTTATGCGGCTAATCCGGCAGAAGGAAAAGGCATTGATTTTAGTGAAAAGATGGTTGCCAGTGCAAAAAAAAAATTTCCAACTCTTAACTTTAGCCTTGGTGATGCAGAAGATCTTGATAGTGATAAAAAGTTTAACTATATCATCATGTCTGACCTTCTTGGTGAACTGACAGATGTTTGGAAGGCCTTTAGTTGTCTTAGGAAGGTAACGGACGAAAATTCCAGGATAGTGATAACATATTATAACTACTTATGGGAGCCCTTAATCAGGTTGGCTGAAAAATTAAAGCTTAAAATGCCACAGGACTATCAAAACTGGCTCTCCATTGATGATTTGGAAAACATGCTATATATGAATGGCTATGAGATAATCAAGAAGGGGAGCAGGCTTCTCATCCCCATCTATATTCCTCTCATATCACCCTTTGTTAATAAGTACCTTGCCACGCTACCCCTTTTAAAGAAACTTTGCATGCTCGATTATGTTGTAGTAAAGGAGAGTCCGCGGGATGATGGCGTTAAGGGGGATCCTTGTAGTGTTTCTGTTATTATTCCTTGCAGAAATGAACAGGGGAATATTGAAGGAGCCATAGACCGTATGCCTGAGATGGGGAAACATGGGGAGATAATATTTGTTGACGGCAACTCTACAGACGGAACCGTTGAGACAATAGAGGAAGTTATTAAAAAATACAAAGGTAAAAAAGATATTAAACTGATTCATCAGATTCCAAAAGATACCAGTGAGAACTATCTCAAAGACGACCTGGAGACACCACCTGACAAGATGTTGAAGCTAGGTAAGGGTGATGCGGTCAGGAAGGGATTTGATGCGGCCTCCGGTGACATACTTATGATTCTCGATTCTGATCTTACTGTCCCACCTGAGGAACTGCCAAAGTTTTATAATACAATTGTATCTCGCCGTGGTGAGTTCATTAATGGTTCCCGTTTAGTTTACCAGATGGAAGAAGAGGCTATGCGGACCTTAAATATCCTGGGAAACAAGTTTTTCAGCCTTCTTTTTACATGGCTTTTGGAACAGAGAATCAAGGATACATTGTGCGGAACAAAAGTTCTTTTTAAGAAAGATTATGAAAAAATAAAGGCAGGAAGGGCCTATTTTGGTGACTTTGATCCTTTTGGTGATTTTGACCTTCTCTTTGGTGCTGCAAAGCAGAACCTGAAGATTGTTGAGATACCTATCCGTTATAAAAAAAGAGAGTATGGAGAAATTAAGATTGAGAGATTTAGACATGGATTACTTCTCCTCAAAATGAGTTATATTGCCCTAAAGAAGTTCAAGTTTTATTAA